In one window of Candidatus Binatia bacterium DNA:
- a CDS encoding 2-oxo acid dehydrogenase subunit E2, with translation MAIEIRMPKLSDTMEEGTILRWYKRVGEMVQRGEVIAEVETDKADMEVEAEASGIVREIRVPEGESAPVGAVLAILEEVQAGVQTAAPTRESAPPPVREPTAAPRGEAAAVGKTAAKPAAKPAGPAAEPAPERRTGAAQPRTEAAESPAPAPAPPLPPSSLRWKPRLAPTSGLHPGRHPESRLRQTVAKQMAQSKREIPHFYVTSEIDMTEAARLREQLLAANVFPERITYTHLLIRALALVLPRHPRANASWIDGTVEVHEDINIGIAVAVEDGLVAPVIHRCQHLGLREIAQATQGLVEKAQAGKFTGAELVGATFTISNMGMLDIDSFAAVITPPQSAILAVGSIRERPVVRAGQLAVAKTMRVTLSADHRVLNGVEAGRFLEDLKHTLEQPIVLVL, from the coding sequence ATGGCGATTGAAATCCGCATGCCCAAGCTGAGCGATACCATGGAGGAGGGCACCATTTTGCGCTGGTACAAGCGAGTGGGGGAAATGGTCCAGCGCGGTGAGGTCATTGCCGAAGTGGAAACCGACAAGGCCGATATGGAGGTCGAGGCCGAGGCCAGCGGGATTGTGCGGGAAATCCGCGTGCCCGAAGGGGAAAGCGCACCGGTCGGCGCCGTGTTGGCCATTCTTGAAGAAGTGCAGGCTGGCGTACAGACGGCAGCCCCGACGCGCGAATCGGCTCCGCCGCCAGTGCGCGAGCCGACCGCAGCGCCACGCGGGGAAGCTGCCGCAGTAGGGAAAACGGCCGCCAAACCGGCGGCAAAACCGGCGGGACCGGCCGCCGAGCCAGCGCCGGAGCGACGCACCGGGGCGGCGCAGCCGCGAACCGAGGCGGCCGAGTCACCCGCGCCAGCTCCGGCACCACCACTGCCGCCGTCGTCCCTTCGCTGGAAGCCCCGGCTCGCGCCGACAAGCGGTCTCCATCCTGGGCGGCACCCGGAGAGCCGGTTGCGCCAAACGGTGGCCAAACAAATGGCGCAATCCAAGCGGGAAATTCCGCATTTTTACGTGACCTCGGAAATCGACATGACCGAAGCGGCGCGCCTCCGCGAGCAGCTTCTGGCCGCCAATGTGTTCCCAGAGCGCATCACCTACACACACTTGCTAATTCGTGCCCTCGCGCTCGTGCTGCCACGCCATCCTCGAGCAAACGCCTCTTGGATAGATGGCACGGTGGAAGTCCATGAGGATATCAACATCGGGATCGCGGTGGCGGTGGAGGACGGGCTCGTGGCTCCGGTGATCCACCGCTGCCAACACCTGGGTCTCCGCGAAATCGCGCAGGCGACCCAAGGTTTGGTGGAAAAAGCACAAGCGGGAAAATTCACTGGAGCAGAGCTCGTGGGTGCCACGTTTACGATCTCCAACATGGGGATGTTGGATATCGACTCTTTCGCTGCGGTGATCACTCCGCCCCAATCGGCAATCTTGGCGGTGGGGAGTATCCGGGAGCGCCCGGTTGTGCGCGCTGGCCAACTCGCGGTGGCCAAGACCATGAGGGTCACGCTATCCGCCGATCACCGTGTGCTGAACGGTGTTGAAGCGGGCCGCTTTTTAGAAGACTTGAAGCACACCCTCGAACAGCCGATCGTGCTCGTGTTGTGA